In Onychostoma macrolepis isolate SWU-2019 chromosome 17, ASM1243209v1, whole genome shotgun sequence, the DNA window tcattttcattttcattcacttGTTTCTGTTTGGAGCGCTCCATTATTGCCTTAAAGTGACAGCTTGGGTTCCTCAAAGTCGGTTTTAGTGCTActgtgtgttttttgaacacAGTTTAAGGTGTAACGGACAAACTTGAGCGAAGTTCAACGGTTATTATACTCTTGTCAAACTCAGCGCTCGCGCAGGGACAGCCAGGGGTTTTATAAACATTGGCTAATCCGCGCGCGTTTCTATTGGTCGCCGGGCGCATCCGCGTCACGGAGCCAGATTGCTATTGGTCGAGAGACGTGCTTGCGTCAGGCCACCTGTATCTAGTAAGAGCACGAGATCTCTTTATTCACATtaaagtgatgtcttgggacaGATCAAACCACCTAAGGGGATTGACTAGACCTTTGGGTGATGATGTtcttatgattaaaaataaaagcagtatTTCTGAAGTGAAATGCACCATGCAACCAAGAGGTTGTACAGCTGTTAACTTGTCAGCTCAGATTAGTTTCATTTCATGTCTGTGTGGTTGCAAAATCAAAGTTCAGTGACCTTGGATGAACATCAGAAAGCCATTCACTTCACATTTGAAGGATTCTCTTCATTACATCACTGGTGTGCAAACAACATTGTGTACTTTCAACTTGCCAATTAGCCGAAATAACCTTTAAAATTAAGAAAACCGCACACAAGACTCAACATTCAATATTTTAgcttttattacaattatttgttttacatacagtacaaaacttcacaaaaaaatatatacaaaacatccAGAATATCACTAGATTTGAATAAGAGACCTTATTATTAACCATCTTGCCATATTGCAAATGCTTAAAGAGACTTTGCTTCATTTCAAATGCTAATGAAGAGACGCAGTGCTTTCAAAAGAGCTCAAACTTGAGAAAATTTATGGAGAATGAGTAGATGACGAATGAGCAGCCAGTCTATTTGATACAATGAGAGAATTACAGTAAACAATGAAAAGAAGAAAACTTAAGTTTTTGACCcaatcaatataaaaaaaataaaatgtaaaaattacatAAGCATTAAACTAATTTATGCCAAGTACTATTCTTTGTTAAATGCAAACGCAGAGAGTTTAGCTGAAGTATCCAGTGGCTTTTTCTTTTTGGCGCTGCCCTCATCCGACTCCATTTGGTCATTTACTTTTCCTTCTTCATCTTCACGCTTTCGTTTCTTGGGGTCAGACTCACCCTTTGCTCTCTCCGTCCAGCTCTGAATGAAAGATAAGACTGATTTATGTACATTCATGCAAAATTACACAAGCGATAAATGGTATCATTCAAATAAGCCtgttattgtaattaaaattgACCGACCACCATCCGCAACCCAGCTGCATTTGTTCACGGTTCAAGTAAACAAAAGCAGCGAACATTTACAGACGACCATGATGAGTCATTTCACATATGAGCACCGGGGCCCTTTCTGCACGTTCCCCTCTCACACTGCACGCCATTCATCATTGTAACGCACTCTTTCAGCGCCCGATGCCACCCCCTTGTCATTAACATAAGATCAATGAGTGCGGCACACACCCCCAGCCCGGGTTTCCAGAGCAACAGGCATCCTAACCATTCCCCCTCCAGGCAAGAGTGTGTGAAGAGTCATTCTGCCCTGCACTGAGTGGCCCTGTGGGTGCGGGGTCACGAACAGATTGTTCATACAGGAGAGCATGAGTGTTTGGAAAgcccacacacatacacaggtAAGTGGAGATCAGAAAACAGGAGGATACTTGGCTAATGAACAGTGTTGTCATGGATAAATTGGCTTAGAGCTTTAGGAGCATATTACAAAACAGAGGAAATTTaacaaaggggaaaaaaacaagtgCATGAATGAAATCTGTTACATAACCAATACAAGTGCAAGAAAACAGAAACAGGGAAATTCCTAGGTAACCTTCCTGGATTTAATAATAGTCTGAAGGCTTGACTTGAGTAATTAGTAAAccattgtgaataaaatatgtcACATGCTCCAATAAGAATGAAATGTCTTACCagtctttcttctgctgaaagaGTGCGGAAACGCCCCATGCCTTCCTTGATAACATCCACTTCCTCAAAGTCAGGATTGTCAGCGAGAATGCTCTTCCTATTCTCCTCAAGCCACAGCTGAAAGCCGGTTTTTGGCCTAGAAGAAGTAAATTGTAGTTACAGACAAGATTgtaaacaaaacactaaaaagaATGACAGTTTCTCAATCAGTCATTTGCCAATGACTATATAAAATAACGACTGACTATGAATTTGATTTAACTGACCTTTCAGCATTATTACAGgttcttaaaaataattaattaaaaatactagATTATTTTGCTGGTAcagtgaaataaatatatatactatgtaataaaaacaaataaaatgtacacaactactgaaattaaacaatcaaatcacaaaaaacattatattatcaGCATCGATGTGACGGACTATTATTGGAACGTGGCTAATTTCTTTTATTCAAATAACACTCCATCTATGCCGGACTGCAAATGTTCCTATATTTTATAGTATGCCTGTATTTCACTTCATGTAAAATGTTTGACTGGCACTAACTAGATTAACTAGACTAACTGGCTTAACTAACAGCCTttgtctttgaaaaataaatagttttacagTATTGATctcataaattaatatataaaagtaaatcaCACATATATGGTTTAGTATGATGGCTGCTGACATGAAATACTTTCATTTTGAAAGTTAAATGATTTACATCATTACAATTAAAGATAGTTCTTTCTCTTActttctgttttcaatattcTCCACTGATGCTGGTGGTGTAGCTACAGGGGCAGGTTTCACTTTCTCTGCTTCCGTTTGACTGTCCTCCAGTTTCTTACTGTTTCCTTTAGAGACACTCATTTGCAGCAGAGTGGCCTGGGTCTGAAAGACAGGGCCTAGCAAATTATCACTGACTCAAAACATCTAAAGCTCTTTTATGTACAAGATAGGATTTTTGTATCTAGCACATTGGCTAAAGAACATAATGTTGCTTATATTCCAATACAAACACCCCTGACATTTCACTTGAACAAATGTTTTTCCATCAGAACTAAACATTCTGGAGGAAAGGATCCTATAACCAGGTCATCCCTGGCAGAAAGAGCTGGGAGTGAGTTTTATGGGGTCAGACAGGGTGTGTGACCCTGTAGGGCTGGAGAACATTTGTATTTGAGCAACACACTGTACCTTGGACTTGGGTTTGGGTGCCAGTGGTTTCAGGACTGGGGCTTTGCTCTGTTTTGATGTACTGCCGAGTGGTGTGGGTTTTCTGCTGGACATTGTCATGCTGTCCAAAACATTAGTTGTTCTGGGCTGACCAGCTGGTGAACTTGACTTTCCTGCACCGGACACCtgcacatttaaatatatatttttatacacagtaaacttaaaaatatttaacaaattttttgaaaaacaaaacttaaaagGAGCtgaatgtaattaaaaattgtGCAATTCTAACCTTAAAAGGGTTCACACGTCCTTCTCTGCTCACTGTGACACACAAGCACAATTTTAATTGTCAGCAGACACTCATATATAATGGCGGCCCATTTGAGCCACTCAAAAAGTCATTTGAAAATTTCTCtttatattctatttttatattctaCTCGCTTGGTTTAGGAGAAGGCCTCTCAGGTGATTTTCCTCGTTTTTTGAATGGATTCAAACCTGGTCCTGGAAAGTCAAAATATGTtcatatcaaaaaaaaaaaaaaaaatattaaaaatcaaattcaataaaaaaaaaattgcatttgttaATCTTATAGCTGTGTCTACTGCAGATATTGAGGTTTGTGCTGAAAACATGTGCACAGATAAAAGTGTCAATAAAGAAAGCCTTTattttaaacatcaaacaatATAGAACTGATATGCAAAGAGCATTTGGTTTAATATACTTAAACATAATGTACTTTTCATATACAAGTATGGAGGAAAAAAATAGCAAATTTACTTGGCTTCCTGGTCTCTGTTGCTTCTTCTCCATCCATTTGCTCCTCTTGTGGATAatcttcttcctcctcctcctcctcctcctcacagCCATTCTCTACTTGTGCTTGTCTGCTGCTCATCTGACGGGATCCTCTATAAACGTGCAGAAACAAAACATGATACTCTATATCGGCATCaccattttcaaatattttcattatgaTTACTGAAAAGGACTTTCAAAGACACTGCACTCATAATGCAGTGTATGTATTTTAAAGCGAagcataaagaaaaataaaaaaaaagtactattCACTGTTGAAAtgtataacatttaaaacacaacTTCAAGagtttttatgatttttctAGGCCTGAACTTTAATccaaataatacatattaatattacCCAGAATTCCATGCTAACCTCTGATAGGCTGGCTCTTCTTCTTCCAGCTCCTCCTCTTGAAACTGATTGGCCTTTTCCAGGGCAAGTTCACTGAGTCTCTGTGCCAGTGCCATGCGTCTGGAACGAGACGCATAACGGATGGCGAGCGTCACAACGCTGTGAGTCATCATCTCAGCCAGCTCCACGCACCGGAACTCTCGCTCCAATTTACACGACAGCTGCCGCcacacaaacagaaaacaaacagcATAGGAAATTATGAGATGAGTAGGacagttcaaataaaaaaattatctgCCAGCTATGCCAGAAAATGATGCACATGCAACAAAGCGGAGTTTTGATTTAGGACATTCCAGAATCGTTTTACAGAAATCAAACTAAGAAATTCAATCCAGGCATATGCAATTGAATTTAACCAGGCTTTAACTTCCTGTTCTGGCCACGTGAATGACTTACAGCGAACATCTTCATTAGCAGTTCCTGCTGCTCTTTCTCAGCCTGAGCCTGACCCTCGCTGTCAATTTCATAACCACTGGATGACAGAAAGCCATAGTGGTTATGAAAGAGCATGGACCGCCAGTACTGCTCCTACAAAACAAACAGAGCATCAATGTCTTATTACGTAATACAATATGTAAAactacatgtaaaataaaataaaagcacaagGGAATGAAAgagaacatgtttttaaaagtaaataattctGACCATGTCTATATAgaacaatcattttaaataaataatagataaaacaataatactaataattttaatgataatagtaaataaataaataattgtttaagtACTCAAATTGGCATGAACTACTGCAGTGCACATCCCTGCAAGATACTATAGTTGAAATGAACTTCTCGACTTGTTAAGGGCTCCAGGATTTTATCTCATACCTCCATTTGGCCTTTCTCTGTGGTGGTCTGGCAATAAGGCAGGTTAAAGGGCAGGACGGCCACAGCGGGGCGAGGTAGGGTGGGTGGGAAACGAGAGCCTTTACATGGGATACAcctgagagagaggaagaggatcCCCAGTTTAATTGGCTACTTGGGAATTTCGATTTGGATTGATTTGACATTTGTGAATCAAGGAAAATGAATGCCAGGACAAAGACGCACCTGAGCTGCTGTGGATTCTCATGAACCCCAACAACCCAGTAATGGTCTGATTTGCTCTTGCAGCTGTCTCTGGTGTTACAGACAGGAGTCCACGTGTTCCCCAGGGTCCGGTTCAGCAAACGTACAACACCCTCAGAGTCAATACAGCATGGGGTtcctgaaaatgtttttaattattataaaccTTCATCTGTCATTTACTAATCAACtagaaaaaggaagaaaaaaagaaaacaatcacAGGTTTGTGGCTTTTAGTCCATGTCTATTTGCTTTGAGGCcacatgcatgtataaataacagttcaaaagcttggggtcagtaagatttatttcacgtttaaaaaaaaaaattatattgtgaaaGTAACTTTTGTAACTGAGCACTAATTCCTGTGACGgctaagctgaattttcagcagccattactccagtcttcagtgtcacatgattctttaaaaatcattcttatatgcttatttggtgctcaagaaacatctcgTGTtatcatcaatgctgaaaacggctgtgctgcttaacatttttgtgaaaattgtaatacatttttaggattctctgaatgaatgaaaagaacagcatttatttgaattagaaatcttttgtaacattataaatagcTTTTCTGGAACTTCTCATCAATTTAAGCAtctctgctttaaaaaaaaaaaaaaaaaaaacttactgaccctaaactttttaacagtaaatgTACATAGCATGGTATAACTATCAGGAAATTGaagttaatattataaaaaattatgcaggctgttttgttcatttttccaTTTCCTTAACTATCAAACAACAGGAAGAGAATACTGTGACTCACCCTCTGCAGTGAAGCCCATCCATGCCAGGTAGGACTTCTGTGAGAGAGGCAATGGTTCTCCATGTATGACCTGTCTTCTCTTGCTCCCGAGCTGGAGCAGCTGTAAGCCAAGGGCCTGTCCTCCATCAAACCCAGTACCTGATGACAAACATGACAAACAAGCTCAACCAattaaccaagaaaaaaataataattccgGGAGTCACTGCTCAAAAGTGTTTGCAGATGTGGCATTTTTATTGCTATTACTATGTTTTTGAATAAGTTAAACTGCAATACGTTTTCTCCTTTACAAGTgatgtttattaattattaaaagaaaCCAGCTCCAAACTAAATAGTTACTTATGTCTAAATTGCAAACAAATTATAAGCACTagcatgtaaaaaaataaaaaataaaaaactgaatatacaattatttaagGCTTCTGGTTGTTCAGAACAAGGGCACACTGCATTGAAACCAGTGCTTGTACTGAAAGTAGAGTGGCACGTATCAGTACCTCTGTGATACACGATGAGGAGCTGCTCTCCGTGTCCTGCCATGCAGACAACAGCTCCAGGCAGGCTGAAGATCTCCTTCTGCACTCCACCAATAGAGAACAGCCTGACCATCAGAGCACTGGTGGCCACTGCCGCCCAGCTCTGACCCAAACACAATGCACGAACATCCTCTCCTTTAGGAAGATCCACTATCCAGTCCTTATGAGTGTCCCAGCATGAGAAATGCAAACACTGGATCTTActgttgagagagagagaaaatagcAAAGGGAGACATTTACAAAGAGAAAGTAAAGACATAGATAACTGAACATTATCTAATTCAGCTCTGATTGTCGATTAAAGAGCCCTCTAATTTATATCTTTGATATGTCGGTTTCAATATTCTTTCTACATGTAAATAGCTTTGTGATTATGTTTAAGGAATTGGCTCACTCATTATGTAacaacatacatacattttcttctttttaccagaagaaaaaaaaaaacatactttcttaatatttgaaattacaAAGTGTCCAAAAATCCTCATGATCTGAAATTCCACTTCTATGACACACACAGATAATTTAATACTGGATTTCTACTGGATTAGCAGTTCTGCAAATAAAAATGGAGGCAAAGTGCAAATTTGCTTCGTAAACAAGAACAAGCAGTTGAGGACAAAGGGGAAACTAGAGAGCAAGGTTCACATCAGCTGCTGCTGGCGGTAATCTGATTACTATGAAAGCAGCCCTGTTGAATAcaaaattcactaaaaatgtccAAACTAAAGAAATGACCTCAATTATTAAAACTAAGATATTGTACCTGGCAAGCTCGTCAGTTCCCTCACAGGCCAGCATCACAGCCTCCTGGGATAGATCAGCCATGGTGTGGCCCAGGGTGTTTGTGAGGTGCATGGCATGATGGATGGCAGTATCATGAAACTCCACATCAATGGCGTTGTCCTGATCATCGTTATAGCCACGGACGATACCCACAGAGTTCCACATCTGAGAACGAACATAAGGAACTTTACAAGACCTTCtcataattaaacaaaaaaaattcagatttcCAAATATTTACTGCTACTCTTTACTGAATCAACAACAGCTATGGGTATTTCCTCACCATAAAGCGATGCATGAGGTGCACTGGGGTGGATCCTGGCTGGAAAGCCCTCTGGGGTTGTGTGGGCATGGGACCTTCATATACGGGACGGGACACTGCAGGACCTACAACAGGAAGAATAGCACTGCTGCCATCCTCCTCTGGAACTCCATCCAGTTTTACAGAGCCTGGATCTTGAGAGACACAAACATCTGACCATCACACTCACTACTAATAATAGCGATAATATACTAATAATATCCTTGACTTGAAGTAACTGCCTGCACAGCTTGCTTTATGGAGACGCTCATACCTTGAGAATTGTCATCGTCATCCAGGAAGGACCCTCTGTTCCGTGGTCTGCCCGTGGCAGGCATGAGGTCATCGTCATCGTCATCATCCTCCAAGATGGGTTTCTTCACCGGAGACCGTGTGTCACTCATGCCCTCATCTAGCATCCGGTCATCATCCTCATCAAACAGGTCGTCAtagtcatttttttctttagctGCAGTGGCCTAAACgtcatcagaaaaaaaataataataataagtgtttttccccaaatcgtgcagccctagtaaTATTTGCTGTGAACTGACATTAAATAATGCTAtgtgtattttgtgtgtgtgtgtatatatatatatatatatatatatatatatatatatatatatatatatatatatatacattatataactaaacagaACTTCATGCATGTTTTAGtatgaatatgtaaatgtgacaTTATAATACTCCTAACCATTTGAATGAACATGAACTGATGTAAAGattcaatattattatatattattattattattattattattattatatgtatttagTAGGGCTGAGCAATTTTTTcgattaattcaaatgttttgccacaattttatttcttataaaatCAAGGAAACACaattttgaatagaaatattaccaAACGTTAGAATTAGACACTGTGACAAAATGCCAATGATAAAAATAGATTATTGTATGTTACTTTTATtccttcaattaaaaaaaaaaaaagggcaatGATAACAGTAAAGAGAAAAGAATGATGCAACCGCATGTCGGTGCACGTGATTAG includes these proteins:
- the wdhd1 gene encoding WD repeat and HMG-box DNA-binding protein 1 produces the protein MPCERKPMRYGHSEGHTDVCFDDEGKCIVTCGSDGDVRIWESLDDDDPKSINVGEKVYSVALKNGKLVTAVSNNTVQIHTFPEGDPDGILTRFTTNANHVTFNSSGSRVAAGSSDFIVKIVEVVDSSQQKTLRGHDAPVLSVALDPSDEFLASSSCDGSVSVWSIESQTQVAQWEILQKSSDVSNAKALCRLAWQPRSGKLLAVPVDLTVQLYDRKTWAHVSTLSDDLITQVVNVVVWSPCGKFLAAGTVGGNLLIWDVEAKLCIERQKHEKGFTVCGMAWHPSGGRIAYTDTEGCLGLLEGVSPSSPSSSSTIQSTKATAAKEKNDYDDLFDEDDDRMLDEGMSDTRSPVKKPILEDDDDDDDLMPATGRPRNRGSFLDDDDNSQDPGSVKLDGVPEEDGSSAILPVVGPAVSRPVYEGPMPTQPQRAFQPGSTPVHLMHRFMMWNSVGIVRGYNDDQDNAIDVEFHDTAIHHAMHLTNTLGHTMADLSQEAVMLACEGTDELASKIQCLHFSCWDTHKDWIVDLPKGEDVRALCLGQSWAAVATSALMVRLFSIGGVQKEIFSLPGAVVCMAGHGEQLLIVYHRGTGFDGGQALGLQLLQLGSKRRQVIHGEPLPLSQKSYLAWMGFTAEGTPCCIDSEGVVRLLNRTLGNTWTPVCNTRDSCKSKSDHYWVVGVHENPQQLRCIPCKGSRFPPTLPRPAVAVLPFNLPYCQTTTEKGQMEEQYWRSMLFHNHYGFLSSSGYEIDSEGQAQAEKEQQELLMKMFALSCKLEREFRCVELAEMMTHSVVTLAIRYASRSRRMALAQRLSELALEKANQFQEEELEEEEPAYQRGSRQMSSRQAQVENGCEEEEEEEEEDYPQEEQMDGEEATETRKPRPGLNPFKKRGKSPERPSPKPMSREGRVNPFKVSGAGKSSSPAGQPRTTNVLDSMTMSSRKPTPLGSTSKQSKAPVLKPLAPKPKSKTQATLLQMSVSKGNSKKLEDSQTEAEKVKPAPVATPPASVENIENRKPKTGFQLWLEENRKSILADNPDFEEVDVIKEGMGRFRTLSAEERLSWTERAKGESDPKKRKREDEEGKVNDQMESDEGSAKKKKPLDTSAKLSAFAFNKE